A segment of the Desulfofundulus kuznetsovii DSM 6115 genome:
CAATACGGCCTCCGAAAACCAGACCGTCCAGCAGGGAATTGCTGGCCAGGCGGTTGGCGCCGTGTACTCCCTGGCAGGCTACCTCGCCGCAGGCGTAAAGCCCCTCAATACTGGTTTCCCCATAAAGGTTGGTTTTTACTCCCCCCATCATGTAGTGGGCCGCCGGAGCCACGGGAATGGGGTCTTTGGTGACGTCCAGCCCGTAAGAGGCGCAGGTGCGGCTGATGGTGGGGAAGCGCTGCTGGACCATGGCCGGGTCCAGGTGGGAAAGATCGAGGAAAACCCTGTCTGATGCGGTACTGCCCATCTCCTTGAGCATGGCCCGCACCACCACGTCCCGGGGGGCCAGCTCCGCCAGTTCGTGATAACGGGGCATAAACCGCTCCCCGTAGCGGTTCCGGAGGTAAGCTCCCTCACCCCGCACGGCTTCGGAAATAAGAAAAGGAGGGGCTCCCGGCAGGCTCAGGACAGTGGGGTGAAATTGAATGAACTCCATGTCCATCACTTCCGCACCCGCCCGCCAGGCCATGGCAACACCATCCCCCGTGGCCACCGGGGGATTGGTGTTGTGTTCAAAAAGCTGGCCCAGCCCGCCGGTGGCCAACACCACCGCCCTGCCCCAGAAGACCTTGAACTCCCCCGAGGAGCCGTCCAGAGCGAGCACGCCGTAACAGGTGTTATTCTGTACCAGAAGGTCCACCGCAAAATGGTTTTCCCGCACTTCAATGTTTGGAGCCAGGCGTGCCTGCTCGGAAAGCACCCGCTGGATTTCCGCCCCCGTGGCATCCCCGGCAGCATGGAGAATGCGCCTCCGGCTGTGGGCCCCTTCCCGGGTAAGGGCCAGCTGGCCGTTTTCCCGGTCGAACTGCGCCCCCATGTCGATCAATTCCCGCACCCTGCCGGGGCCCTCATTGACCAGCACACTCACCGCCTCGGGATCACAAAGCCCCGCCCCGGCGGCCAGGGTATCCTTTAGATGCAGGTCCGGAGAATCGGAATGACCCAGGGCGGCAGCAATACCTCCCTGGGCCTTATCGGTGTTGGTATCCTCCACGGTGTACTTGGTCAGCACCACCACCCGCCGGTTGAGACGGCTGGCTGCGTACGCAGTATACAACCCGGCTATACCACTGCCCAGGATTACATAGTCCCAATTTTCCTGGGGCAGCTGCCGGGTATCGAAGTTAACCAGATATCTGCCGGCCAATTTTTGATCCCTCCTGTGGAATCAGGTCACCGCCAGCATCCGTTCCAGGGAACGCAGTGCTTTTTCCCGGATCTCCGGCGGTACCGTCACCCGCGGCTCCAGGGTAACCAGTGCCCGGTGCACCTTCTCCAGGGTGGTGGCCTTCATGTTTGGACAAATTAACTTATCGGAAGCCAGGTAAAACTCCTTATCCGGGCATTGCTTGCGGAACTGGTGTAAAATACCTGTTTCCGTACAGATAATAAATTCCCTGGCGTCACTTTCCCGGGCAAAGCGGATCATACCCGTGGTGCTGGCCACGGCATCAGCCAGGTCAATCACTTCCGGGCGGCATTCCGGGTGAACCAGCACCAAAGCGTTGGGATGGGCTTCCCTGGCGGCCAGCACATCTTCAGCAAACAGTTTGTCGTGGGTGCTGCA
Coding sequences within it:
- the nadB gene encoding L-aspartate oxidase produces the protein MAGRYLVNFDTRQLPQENWDYVILGSGIAGLYTAYAASRLNRRVVVLTKYTVEDTNTDKAQGGIAAALGHSDSPDLHLKDTLAAGAGLCDPEAVSVLVNEGPGRVRELIDMGAQFDRENGQLALTREGAHSRRRILHAAGDATGAEIQRVLSEQARLAPNIEVRENHFAVDLLVQNNTCYGVLALDGSSGEFKVFWGRAVVLATGGLGQLFEHNTNPPVATGDGVAMAWRAGAEVMDMEFIQFHPTVLSLPGAPPFLISEAVRGEGAYLRNRYGERFMPRYHELAELAPRDVVVRAMLKEMGSTASDRVFLDLSHLDPAMVQQRFPTISRTCASYGLDVTKDPIPVAPAAHYMMGGVKTNLYGETSIEGLYACGEVACQGVHGANRLASNSLLDGLVFGGRIVERVNSLPPRRHGHPEFCCRELADAPEVDAARLRQEIQSVMGKYVGPVRTAEGLEKALAFFEGWSYLAGYRARSIEEMEVWNMLAVGQLVAQAALIRTESRGGHYRLDYPQPRDLWLKHVILRR